In the genome of Bicyclus anynana chromosome 23, ilBicAnyn1.1, whole genome shotgun sequence, one region contains:
- the LOC128199360 gene encoding uncharacterized protein LOC128199360: protein MHTEISERDLLQKFWEIEAEPKENKKRLLTEEEIKCEEMFKNTTKRDENGRYIVKLPFKSSNPPCKYGNSKEIALKRFDMLDKRLSKNKKLQKEYSNVIQDYLDLGHLEVVPNNEEDEPEAVYLPHHCVIREEKDTTKVRVVYDASCRDKNGESLNSNLMIGPTLQDDLRTLIMRWRGNPICLVADIEKMYRQVKVSKEDVNFQRIWWRDITNPESVIKSYRLLTVTFGTASAPYLAVRTLQQLARDEGSNFPAASEIILQDF, encoded by the coding sequence ATGCACACTGAAATATCTGAAAGGGATTTATTGCAGAAGTTTTGGGAAATAGAAGCTGAaccaaaagaaaacaaaaaaaggttGTTAActgaagaagaaataaaatgtgaagaaatgtttaaaaatacaactAAAAGAGATGAAAATGGAAGATACATTGTGAAGTTACCCTTTAAGTCCAGCAACCCACCATGCAAGTATGGTAACAGTAaagaaattgctttaaaaagATTTGACATGCTGGATAAAAgattgtcaaaaaataaaaaattgcaaaaggaGTATAGCAATGTAATACAAGATTATCTAGATTTAGGTCATCTAGAAGTTGTACCTAATAATGAAGAGGATGAACCTGAAGCAGTTTATCTTCCACACCACTGTGTGATTCGGGAAGAGAAGGATACAACTAAAGTACGGGTTGTCTATGACGCCTCATGTAGGGATAAAAATGGGGAATCATTAAACAGCAATTTGATGATTGGACCTACCCTGCAAGATGACTTGCGTACCTTGATCATGCGCTGGCGTGGTAACCCAATATGCCTTGTTGCCGACATAGAGAAAATGTATAGGCAAGTAAAAGTGAGCAAGGAAGATGTAAATTTCCAACGTATTTGGTGGAGAGATATAACCAATCCAGAATctgtaataaaaagttatagatTACTCACGGTCACCTTTGGAACTGCGTCAGCTCCATATTTAGCTGTTAGAACACTGCAGCAACTTGCACGTGATGAAGGAAGCAATTTCCCAGCAGCATCTGAAATAATCTTACAAGATTTTTAA